The Rhinolophus ferrumequinum isolate MPI-CBG mRhiFer1 chromosome 21, mRhiFer1_v1.p, whole genome shotgun sequence region ATGTTCGAGCATTACATGACGACACACGTGACACTCTTTCATGTACAGCCACCCTTCAAACTTCCCAGGCTTGCTCCTGCCTCAGGCACATCACTCCCTATGTCCCCACCCCCCGGTCCCCAGCCCCAGCAACCACCAATCTTCACTCCGTCTCTGTGGCtttgcctattctgaatattttatataaatggaatcgtacaccATGTggacttttgtgactggcttctctcactgagcatCCTGTTTTCAAGGGTCCTCCAAGGTGTATCGAGTGtctgtggctgagtaatattccactgcatggaCCGACCACATTTGTTTAATCTGTTCTCCGCTGATGGACCTCTGGGTTGTTTCTGGCACTAGTGAATATGTGTGTCCAATCCTTGCGTGTGTCCCTGTTTTCAGTTACCTCAGGAGCCAGACATCTTACAGTGAGGCCACCGCCGATCACCACCGCCACCATCCCTCATCCGCCTTTGCTGGCCTCATCATTTTTACGGCCGTGTGAAGTAGCATACATTGACCTCTGCTTGCTTTATGACTCCCCTGTGCTGGAATGGAAGCTCCTCATGACTGGGGATTGTCAGGCGCTCAAGAAGCAAGATAGCCTGTCTGCCACTGAACAAGCAGGGGCTGTCTTAAGCCCTAAAACGTGATTCCTCACGTGATCCCATCCTGACTGTGGTGTCACGGTGGGGCTCACAGCTCACCCAGCCCTGGGCTCACAGCTCCCAGAGCAGCCGGGGACACGGCAGCAACAGCCCTGGTGTCCCAGCCAGAGTGGCCAGACAGGGGACCCGCGTACCTGTCCTAGTGGAGGATGAAGGAGGGGGAAAGGAGCCCCCTGCTGTCCCAGGTAAGCCAGCACCCTCGTGGCCTCCCAGGGCTTGGAGTTGTCCCCAGCCCCAAGGCCCATGGGAACTGCTAAGATGGGGGTACGGTTTACTAACCAAGCACTTAACTTCACCCAGCATCCTGTTCGGACTCTGCAATGTGACCCGGCCTTGCTCTTGTTTTTGACCCAGCACAACTGTGCCCGTGCCCCCAAGAAAGCACACGCCCAGGGGACGGCCACACCAGGGCTGGTGGGCCTCCCTCatgtgctcccctcccctcccccaggcccctcAGCCTTCTCACCTCCACTGTTGCCCCCTTACTCACTGCCCCTATCGCTCAGTCCAGTGCCAGTCACTGGACAAGGGATCCGGGGTGGAGTCTCTGCCAATCTGGGGGTGACCTCTGGCTCAGGGTGTAGGAGGCACTGAAAGCTCGTGTCCCTCCCAGGTGGCCATGGAGCTAGGAGATGCCCCCCCTTCCCAGCCCAGACCCATGCCTCCAGCAGACCCACAACTGGCACCAGCAGTTGTCCTTCAGCTCCCACTGATTTTTTTGGGTCTGGAGGGCTGATAAATAGCCCCCCTCTTCTCTGCTCCGAGTCCAGAATCAATGGAGCATCAGGCAGAGCCAGACAGGTGGGGAGTGAAGTGACAGCTTCTTCCTGGTATACTGGGTCAGAAGGGGACCAAGCCAGGGCACAGGGCCGTAGCTTCCTCATCCTTCCCCCAGTCACTGCATCACTGGCAGAACTGGGTGCCTGTGGGTGGAGGGGCTgaggtgcggggggggggggacaggcagaTCTGAAATTGAGATTGTCCATTAAGGCGCCAAGTGGAACAGCCTTAGCAGCTTCTCCAAACCTCACCGAGAAATGAGCCTCTCCTCTGTGGGGGCACCAGCACCCCTCTGCTCCTCACCTTGGTACGGACAGGGTCCCCTGGGCTTGGCTGAATGTCCTGCTGGATGGCAAGGCCGTGCAACCCATAGAGCCCTGGTCTCCAAGCCTGGCCCTCATTGCTGTgggcctagcacagtgtctgcaCTCAGTGGAGGAGACCAAGTGGATCCTGGGACATCGAGGCCAGTTTCAAGGGGGAAGGCTGGAAGGGCAGTCACCTGAGCGAGCCCCTCTGCCTGGTGGGCCCCCACCTCCTGGCCGGGGTGGAGAAGTCCCCGTGTGACCACATCCTTCATCACATAGAGGcagaggggagcagggagaggtgTGTGTTTGCGGAGCACACATTCCTGCGGTCGTCTTGCTAAATCTCCACCGTGGACTTGAACAGTGTAGTCATGCCATTGCAAAGGAGCCAGGACCCACACCGTCCGGGACACGCCTGGAAGCTCCCATGTCTGCGGCTGGCTGGCATCTCTGAGCCCCCCTCCCCCTGCAGGCTCTGACCCCATACCATGGGGTCGCACTGCTaagaacccccctccccccccgtACCTCCTCCCTCTGCAGGACGATGTGGGCCAGGAGCCACCCCTCTCCAAGAGCAGCCAACTCACTCCGCGCCACCTGGGTCCAGCGCTCCAGGAGAGATGGGCGTGGAGGCCAGGCCTTGGGGGAGGCcaggccccctccctcccctggggAAGCAGCTGCCTCAAGTGCCTGACCTTTCTGTCcaacttcctcttctctctgcttggCCTGCTGGCCCTGGCCATCGGGCTCTGGGGCCTGGCCGTCAAGGGGTCTCTGGGGGATAGTTGGGGGGGCCCCCTGCCCGCAGACCCCATGCTGGGGCTGGTGCTGGGGGGGCTGGCAGTCAGTGCAGTGAGCCTGGCGGGCTGCCTGGGCGCCCTCTGTGAGAATGCCTGCCTGCTGCGCTGCTTTTCCGGGGGCCTCCTGGCCTTTCTGGTGCTGGAGGCCTTGGCGGGGGCCCTGGTGGTGGCGTTCTGGGGTCCGTTGCAGGACGGCCTGGAGCACGCCCTGCGCGTGGCCATCACCCACTACCAGGATGACCCGGACCTGCGGTTCCTCATGGACCAAGTGCAGCTCGGGCTGCAGTGCTGTGGGGCCGCCTCCTACCAGGACTGGCAGCGGAACCTGTGAGTCCTGCAGCCAACAGGGAGGAGGGTGGCCCCCGGTAACCACACTCATGCACACAGCCCCACGTGTATGCACTCACATGTGTGCACACTCCCACATGTACACGCTCAGGCCCAGCCAGGACCAGGTGGACATGCGGGGACCCTAACGGAGAGGCTCAGCCATCAGACTTAGAAAGTcacttttggggtttttttaggtAAGGACATCCTACAAAACATCTTAGTGTCAAATGAAAATAGCTTTTAGGTTAATTCAGGAACTCTCcctccactgtgtgtgtgtgtcgtgtgtgtgtgttcaagcaTTGTGTTTAGGAATACAGCGCGGTACATTTTCCATTCTGCTCAAGGATAGCTGTTTTGTCACCTATCCCTCATGTGCTCTCCATGTGACCCCTACGACAGACGGAACATGCCCCTCCCCTGGGCCTTTCTGGGCAACAAGAAGATGGAGTCACATGGGGACTCTTGAAAACTGACCATTTGTGCCCAACAGTCACCGGAACGTGTTGGGCCCCTTCCTGCACCAGGCACTCTCCAAGCAGACACATGTTCTCGTTTGGTggctgtgtgtgaccttggactgGTGGCAGCCCCCTGGGGACGTCATGGCCATGTATCCTGCTGGCCTTCGAGAGCCTGCCTTAGTGAGACCCACTATTCTGGGAGAGGAGACAGTGCCTGGGAAGGAGTGTGAGAGATAAACCTGGAGGTTTCAGGGCCCTGGACACATGTCAAAGGCCAAACGCACCTGGGGCTGTGACGAGGGCACCACTGCCTCTCAGTCCTAGGGGCTCCTCCCAGTCTGCCACCTCTTGTCCCTGCCCAGTGCTGCCCCTCTATCCCTGCTAGACCCACTGACCACTACCGAGGCCCTGCCAGGCCTCAGCCCACCTTCTGCTCTGCTGGACGAGCTCACACCAACTCAGCAGCATCTCCCCCCGCCCTCATCAAACGCCTGTCTCTCCCTTCACCATCTCTCTAAATACATCTCTTCCAGCCAAGAAGTTATTACACCGCCTGCACGTACAGAGGGCACCCACAGTGCCAGGATCAGTTATAGAAAGCTGGgtactgtgtgtgtatgtgtgtgtgtctgtgcacgtGTGGATTCAGGCCTCTGTGCGTGTGTACAGCATGCCTGTGCATTCATGACTGCATGTGCGTGTTCGTGTGCCTATGCATGTGTGTGCCACGGAAGTGTGGGTAAGAGACGTCCGACGCAGCATCGGGTCCCAGAACAGCGGCCGCTGCCCTCCAGACTGACTGCCGGTGCCCTCGCAGGTACTTTAACTGCAGCTCCCCGGGGATCCAGGCCTGCAGCCTCCCGGCCTCCTGCTGCATCGACCCCCGGGAAGATGGCGCCTCTATCAACGACCAGTGCGGTTCCGGGGCCCTGGGCCTGGATGAGGATGCAGCTCAGAGAGTCGTGCACCTGGAGGGCTGCGGCACCCCACTCCGCGGGTGGCTGCGCAGGAACATGCGGGCGGTGGGCGGCTGGGCGATCGCGGTGGTGGTAGTCCAGGGGGCGGAGCTCCTGCTGGCCACGCGGCTGGTGAGGGCCCTAGCTGCCCGCAAGGGGGCAGCGGAGAGCTCCGGAGCGGGCGGAGCGGCGGCGCCTGTCCACACAAGCCGTGGCCCACGCGACCTGCCCGCCTCCAAGTCGGCCCCGGAATGACCGGAAGGTAAGACAAAAGTCAGGGCACCGGGATGGGGTGTGATGCCGCAGGCTTCCTCTCACTTCCCCTCCCAAGGAAGGTGTCAGAGTCCCGCGTGGGGCACTATGGACATGCACCTCGGACACCTGGCCTCCTCCACCTGCTGTGCCTCGGGCCTCCAGCGTCCCTTTTCCCGAGGGCGGGGCTACCCACCTCCTACCCAGTTCTGCTACTTCCCTGAGGCCCAGCCGCTGCCTGATTTCCCTCTTTCAGAGGCTTCTGCCCCCAGACCACCAACTGGCACTGCCCCCTCACTTGCAAACCGCTGGGGTCTGAGTGCAGGCTGACCCGCCGGCCACTGCCTGGCAGTGTCTGCCTCCCACAGAGGGTGCCGGGCTGGAAGGAGGGCTGGATGAAAATCCTGCTGCAGAAGCCCCAACTGCAACCCCTGCCTGTGAGGCCCCACCGAAGGGCCCAGCCTAAAAGACCCACCTGTGATGATGCCCGCCTCCCACCTGGATGACCGTGTGGGACACTGCCTCTGAGGTCATCCTCAGACCCCACCTCCAACTGCCTCCCACCTCCTTCTCAACCACCGAACGACCGCCTCGCAGCCCACGCCTGAGACCCCTTGTCCTGACACCAGCCACCCGCCGTCCTCTGAGGCCACCTCCCCCTCTCCTGTCCACTGTGGTGGTTGGGGTTGAGGCCCAGGCCTCTTTCCAGAAGGCTTTTTGGGGGAGTAAATTTTACTGATGAATCATTTATACAGTAAATTGCACTGATGTCACGTGGACAGCATGCGGAAGTCTTACCTAGCTAAACGCCTGTGGACTGCCCACCCAGTCAAGATCCTGCCGTAGCAGGCGCCCTCGCCCCTCCCTGCAGTCACCTCTGCTGCAGCTTCATCCTCTTCCCTTAGGTTGGCCTTTCTGGCTTTCACATAAATGGGGTCACAGAGGGCCCTTCCCGAGAATCACGGTCTGGTCACTGCGCCTCACCCATGTGGACGTGAACTTGGCAGATTCTGGACGATGGCTGCAGCTAGGGACAGTTTGGACAGGCCCCTGCCACCCCCACTGCCCTGCGTCTCTACCCATACACTCCTGCTGAGCCGCTCACACACTCGGGCCCCACCCCAATTCCCAACACACCCCAGATG contains the following coding sequences:
- the TSPAN10 gene encoding tetraspanin-10, whose product is MKEGERSPLLSQDDVGQEPPLSKSSQLTPRHLGPALQERWAWRPGLGGGQAPSLPWGSSCLKCLTFLSNFLFSLLGLLALAIGLWGLAVKGSLGDSWGGPLPADPMLGLVLGGLAVSAVSLAGCLGALCENACLLRCFSGGLLAFLVLEALAGALVVAFWGPLQDGLEHALRVAITHYQDDPDLRFLMDQVQLGLQCCGAASYQDWQRNLYFNCSSPGIQACSLPASCCIDPREDGASINDQCGSGALGLDEDAAQRVVHLEGCGTPLRGWLRRNMRAVGGWAIAVVVVQGAELLLATRLVRALAARKGAAESSGAGGAAAPVHTSRGPRDLPASKSAPE